From Methanomassiliicoccales archaeon, one genomic window encodes:
- a CDS encoding PKD domain-containing protein, whose amino-acid sequence MTKVIAAIVVIIIVVAAIAGALILMGGEAENQKPTAVATASAVLAMPGDTITYDGTESEDPDGDIVEFSWNFGDGVTTSGNMSVASIVEHSYDYPGKYIIILTVTDDKDKSDTTWNSLLYVEILNPETTGDVTNDTVPFAIAAASAQVIENNTAIDFDGNASRAYSGDDFSVANIEEMFWSWGNGNSFSGNYSEAGTASYTYTGDGVVYASYLRVTSIHDAVQRYYHTIVILPADVTGGGAVKNPDLFVEVTIGEAKTLDPSVAYDTASGEILENVYEHLVYYDRESTINLVPQLATAVPTVGNGISEDGLNYTFTLRQGVKFHYTNATGVAYTMDGYDVEYSIERVLTMNDPEGPGWMLAQIMYPDWPGPNKVLDPNLINASVEVNATNAFEVTIHLISPYPGFLKVMAYTVGSVVCTEAVEDHGGVIPITQNEWMIRNEAGTGPYMLKTWEANQYILMERFNDYWREPAPVKYVIIKKVQDTGTRLMMLLAGDADFAYVPRVQRPSVINNPDLRIVEGLPTFNMDFLGFNWNMSMDLDVGDVPADFFADMNIRNAFIHSFDFESFLANVWLDTAIQPNGPIPLGMFGYDSSIPNYTTDFSLAAEFLNKTTYGEDGFTIRLYYNAGNDEREAACFLLRDGLDIVSNLIAGEINVEVQALDWPTYLDALYGFALPVFFLGWGPDYADPDDYVNPFLHSNGAYPYFLSLSNATLDAMIVEAAMELNDTLRAEMYSEISQAVYENAYYVWTAQPTNFHVERAWVVGYYFNPMFSQFIFYDMSK is encoded by the coding sequence ATGACCAAGGTCATCGCGGCCATTGTCGTCATTATTATTGTTGTGGCGGCGATAGCCGGAGCCCTGATTCTGATGGGAGGTGAGGCGGAGAACCAAAAACCCACTGCTGTGGCAACAGCAAGTGCGGTCTTGGCCATGCCTGGCGATACAATAACTTACGATGGAACGGAAAGTGAAGATCCAGATGGTGACATTGTTGAATTTTCCTGGAACTTCGGTGATGGTGTAACGACTTCTGGAAACATGAGCGTTGCGTCAATCGTCGAACACTCATACGATTATCCAGGGAAGTATATCATCATTCTGACCGTTACAGATGACAAGGACAAGTCAGATACAACCTGGAACTCACTCCTCTACGTTGAGATTCTGAACCCTGAGACAACCGGAGATGTCACCAATGATACAGTGCCATTCGCGATTGCGGCAGCTTCTGCCCAAGTAATTGAGAACAACACTGCTATCGACTTCGATGGAAATGCATCCAGGGCATACAGCGGAGATGATTTCTCTGTAGCCAACATTGAAGAGATGTTCTGGTCCTGGGGTAATGGTAACTCTTTCTCGGGTAACTATTCCGAGGCAGGTACTGCCTCTTACACTTACACCGGTGATGGGGTTGTCTACGCATCATACCTGAGGGTCACCAGCATTCACGATGCTGTCCAGAGGTACTATCACACCATCGTCATACTACCGGCCGATGTGACCGGTGGCGGCGCTGTCAAGAACCCTGACTTATTCGTAGAGGTTACTATCGGGGAAGCGAAGACTCTCGATCCTTCAGTTGCCTACGACACCGCTAGTGGTGAGATACTGGAGAACGTCTACGAGCACCTGGTCTATTACGACCGGGAGAGCACCATAAACCTTGTGCCTCAGCTGGCTACCGCTGTCCCAACAGTGGGCAACGGCATCTCTGAGGACGGTCTCAACTACACGTTCACCTTGAGGCAAGGTGTGAAGTTCCACTACACCAATGCAACTGGTGTAGCCTACACAATGGACGGCTATGACGTGGAGTACTCCATCGAGAGAGTCCTTACAATGAACGATCCCGAGGGTCCTGGGTGGATGCTCGCCCAGATCATGTACCCTGACTGGCCCGGTCCAAACAAAGTGCTTGACCCGAATCTCATAAATGCCTCAGTTGAAGTCAATGCCACTAATGCATTCGAAGTTACAATTCACCTGATCAGTCCATATCCCGGATTCCTGAAGGTTATGGCGTATACCGTCGGTTCCGTGGTTTGCACTGAGGCAGTTGAAGATCATGGTGGCGTTATTCCGATCACTCAGAACGAGTGGATGATCAGAAACGAGGCCGGTACTGGACCTTACATGCTCAAGACATGGGAGGCCAACCAATACATTCTGATGGAGAGGTTCAACGACTACTGGAGGGAGCCTGCTCCCGTTAAGTATGTCATCATAAAGAAGGTCCAGGACACTGGAACCAGGCTCATGATGCTGCTTGCCGGTGACGCGGACTTCGCCTACGTACCAAGGGTTCAAAGACCATCCGTGATCAATAACCCTGATCTCAGGATCGTCGAAGGGCTGCCAACATTCAACATGGACTTCCTCGGATTCAACTGGAATATGTCTATGGATCTGGATGTCGGAGATGTACCCGCGGACTTCTTTGCGGATATGAATATCCGTAACGCGTTCATACATTCATTCGACTTCGAGAGCTTCCTGGCAAACGTCTGGTTGGATACGGCTATACAGCCCAATGGTCCAATACCTCTGGGAATGTTCGGCTACGACTCGAGTATTCCCAACTACACCACGGACTTCTCATTGGCCGCTGAGTTCCTGAACAAGACTACCTATGGGGAAGATGGTTTCACTATCAGACTGTATTACAATGCAGGCAACGATGAGAGAGAAGCCGCATGCTTCCTGCTGAGGGATGGTCTTGATATTGTGTCGAATCTGATTGCCGGAGAGATCAACGTTGAAGTACAGGCACTTGACTGGCCTACATACCTCGACGCGCTCTATGGGTTTGCTCTTCCAGTGTTCTTCCTTGGATGGGGACCTGACTACGCGGATCCGGATGACTACGTCAATCCATTCCTGCACAGTAACGGTGCGTACCCATACTTCCTGAGCCTCAGCAATGCAACCCTCGATGCAATGATCGTGGAAGCTGCGATGGAGCTCAATGATACCCTCAGGGCCGAGATGTACTCTGAAATCTCTCAGGCGGTCTACGAGAACGCGTACTATGTCTGGACAGCTCAGCCAACGAACTTCCATGTCGAGCGTGCTTGGGTGGTTGGATACTACTTCAACCCAATGTTCTCTCAGTTTATCTTCTACGACATGAGCAAGTAG
- a CDS encoding ABC transporter permease, producing the protein MKMRTYIIRRLLLLIPVLLGVSILVFTLTRVTGNPAAAYITEKMSPDAVEAIKESMHLNDPVFVQYWYWLVNMVQGNWGISKVNANQPVTKSIAEFFPATFELTMVSMVIAVMVGISLGTVSAVRRDKPIDHATRIMALSGVSLPVFVLAIILQFIFYFHLGWFPSGGRISNQYILEGFTEYTNFYLIDSLLNGKLDLFADVAWHLALPAITLAFGTIAIITRMMRSSMLEVLGQDYIKTARSKGLPDKTVIKKHARRNALIPTTTIIGLAFGGLLAGAVLTESIFYWPGLGRWSVDALLQNDWNSILGFTILIAIVYVLANLIVDLLYAYLDPRVRLE; encoded by the coding sequence TTGAAGATGCGGACATACATCATACGGAGGTTGTTACTACTCATCCCAGTTCTTCTGGGCGTCTCTATCCTCGTTTTCACTCTTACTCGTGTAACCGGTAATCCTGCCGCAGCATACATCACGGAAAAGATGAGCCCCGATGCGGTAGAGGCCATCAAAGAGAGTATGCATCTCAATGACCCTGTCTTCGTACAGTATTGGTATTGGCTCGTTAATATGGTCCAAGGGAATTGGGGGATTAGTAAAGTCAATGCAAATCAACCAGTTACTAAAAGTATAGCAGAATTCTTTCCTGCAACTTTCGAGCTAACAATGGTTAGTATGGTCATAGCTGTCATGGTGGGAATTAGTTTGGGCACGGTTTCTGCTGTTAGAAGAGACAAACCCATCGACCATGCGACCCGTATCATGGCGTTATCGGGGGTATCACTACCCGTTTTCGTTTTGGCAATCATTCTTCAATTCATATTCTACTTCCATCTGGGATGGTTTCCCTCAGGTGGACGAATCAGCAACCAATACATCTTAGAAGGATTCACCGAGTACACCAACTTCTATCTGATAGATAGCCTCCTAAACGGTAAATTGGATCTTTTCGCGGACGTGGCTTGGCATCTTGCCCTCCCTGCCATCACGCTTGCCTTCGGCACCATCGCAATAATCACCCGTATGATGAGATCTAGCATGCTAGAGGTGTTGGGACAGGACTATATTAAGACCGCGAGATCGAAAGGACTTCCTGATAAAACAGTCATCAAGAAACACGCAAGGAGGAACGCATTAATCCCGACGACCACTATAATCGGACTTGCATTTGGAGGCCTATTAGCAGGGGCTGTTCTCACCGAATCTATATTTTACTGGCCAGGACTTGGGAGATGGTCTGTCGATGCGCTCCTACAGAACGACTGGAATTCCATATTAGGATTCACCATACTGATAGCTATAGTCTATGTATTGGCGAATCTGATTGTCGATTTACTATATGCATACCTTGACCCGAGGGTAAGACTGGAGTGA
- a CDS encoding ABC transporter permease: protein MAPRFREWRFSLFLMKKSPLAIVGLVIVIAFFVIAILAPVLAPPYHADDPTYIPRDWQTPKPPGAETVIMVGTTPTNWTMIFGSGKLGIDIYYGVIWGTQTSIYISLLVVTIAAIIGIVLGAIAGYFGGVVDELLMRVTDVFLSIPGLILAMAVAAVLSRSLENIMLALIVVWWPPYARLVRGQVLSIRENTYVEAAKAVGSKRSRILFNHIVPNSLAPMLVAATMDLGVVVLVAAGLSFIGFGVPAGTAEWGKLISDGQQYFLTTHYYQGVAYNPWWMWVFPGIFIFLFVMGFNLFGDGLRDILDPRLRR, encoded by the coding sequence ATGGCTCCTCGATTTAGAGAGTGGAGATTCTCTTTATTCCTCATGAAAAAGAGCCCTCTGGCAATTGTCGGGCTTGTCATTGTCATCGCTTTCTTTGTCATTGCTATTTTGGCCCCAGTGCTTGCGCCCCCGTATCATGCCGATGACCCTACATACATTCCAAGGGATTGGCAAACCCCAAAACCACCCGGAGCCGAGACCGTCATAATGGTGGGAACCACGCCAACGAACTGGACTATGATCTTCGGGTCGGGAAAGCTTGGCATCGATATCTACTACGGCGTAATATGGGGCACTCAGACATCAATTTACATTTCGTTATTGGTTGTAACCATAGCAGCCATCATTGGCATAGTTTTGGGAGCGATAGCCGGCTATTTCGGTGGGGTAGTCGACGAACTACTTATGAGGGTCACGGATGTGTTCCTTTCCATCCCTGGCTTGATCTTGGCCATGGCAGTTGCGGCCGTTCTAAGTAGATCATTGGAGAACATCATGCTCGCCTTGATCGTGGTGTGGTGGCCACCGTATGCAAGATTGGTCAGAGGTCAGGTCCTTTCGATCAGGGAAAACACATATGTGGAAGCAGCTAAGGCAGTCGGATCTAAAAGGAGCAGGATTCTCTTTAACCATATAGTACCCAATTCACTCGCCCCAATGCTGGTGGCGGCTACCATGGATTTGGGTGTCGTGGTGCTTGTAGCCGCAGGACTCAGTTTCATCGGATTCGGCGTACCAGCAGGAACGGCCGAATGGGGAAAGCTCATATCTGACGGTCAGCAGTATTTCCTGACCACCCATTACTATCAGGGGGTGGCGTATAATCCATGGTGGATGTGGGTCTTCCCAGGAATATTCATATTCTTATTCGTAATGGGATTCAATCTGTTTGGTGACGGTCTAAGGGATATACTCGATCCCAGGCTGAGGAGGTGA
- a CDS encoding ABC transporter ATP-binding protein produces MTVDEDVLIEIRDLYTNFYTYQGVVKALDGINLQIRKGETFGLVGETGCGKSVTANCILRLIPSPPGKIEKGSIYFAMPNEKRMEMLSLESRLSEIRKGLSEADVGTIQNYFYGNGKKISKDKKRQIYGAMDSNSRDYIDVFNELQKLRTPYDLLKASEKHIRKIRGKYISMIFQEPMSSLNPTFTAGDQIAENILLHERKDVATSAVDLIDRRIKELRTSQAKKVKTGSGDLQCSHCKNIVNAEDESCSNCGSLFYSESFKAFKILILRSYRKDCVNLGKNPNNTWLRIKSKIPIANRFEKIIKQEARDRAKTMLELVRIPDPSNVLTSYPHELSGGMQQRVTIAMALACKPRMLIADEPTTALDVTIQAQILKLMNELQEDMGTSILLITHNLGVVAETCQRVGVMYAGNMAEIGSVIEIFKEPLHPYTQGLMNSIPKLTEELSRLEIIEGNVPNLVRPPLGCRFNPRCPFAMGVCRKVKPPLIEVKPNHFVSCHLYSEGS; encoded by the coding sequence ATGACGGTGGATGAAGATGTCTTGATTGAAATCAGGGACCTTTACACCAATTTCTACACCTACCAAGGCGTGGTAAAGGCGCTGGATGGCATTAATCTACAGATCAGGAAAGGAGAGACATTCGGCCTTGTTGGTGAGACTGGATGCGGGAAAAGTGTAACGGCCAACTGTATCCTTAGACTAATTCCTTCACCGCCTGGCAAGATAGAGAAGGGGTCCATATATTTCGCCATGCCTAATGAAAAGCGCATGGAGATGCTCTCGCTCGAAAGTAGGCTGTCCGAGATAAGAAAAGGGCTCTCTGAAGCGGATGTCGGAACGATCCAGAACTACTTCTACGGTAACGGAAAGAAGATTTCAAAGGATAAGAAACGCCAGATATACGGTGCCATGGATTCCAACTCGCGGGATTACATAGATGTTTTCAATGAGCTTCAGAAACTAAGGACTCCTTATGATCTCCTCAAGGCGAGTGAGAAACATATCAGGAAGATTCGAGGAAAGTACATCTCAATGATCTTCCAGGAACCCATGTCATCACTGAATCCCACCTTCACGGCGGGAGACCAGATCGCGGAGAACATCCTCCTCCATGAAAGGAAGGATGTGGCCACCTCTGCCGTTGATCTGATCGATCGCAGAATCAAAGAGCTGAGAACCTCCCAGGCCAAGAAGGTCAAGACTGGATCAGGAGATCTGCAATGTTCTCACTGCAAGAACATCGTGAATGCTGAGGACGAATCCTGTTCCAACTGCGGATCACTTTTTTACTCAGAATCGTTCAAAGCCTTCAAGATCCTCATACTGCGCTCATATCGCAAGGATTGCGTCAATCTGGGCAAGAATCCAAATAACACCTGGTTAAGAATCAAATCGAAGATTCCTATTGCGAACAGGTTCGAGAAGATTATCAAGCAGGAGGCACGAGATCGCGCAAAGACCATGCTAGAGCTGGTCAGGATCCCGGACCCTTCCAATGTTCTAACATCATATCCACACGAGTTGAGTGGTGGGATGCAACAAAGGGTCACGATCGCTATGGCCTTGGCGTGCAAGCCACGAATGCTCATAGCTGATGAACCCACCACAGCCCTGGACGTTACCATCCAGGCTCAGATCCTCAAACTCATGAACGAACTCCAGGAGGACATGGGGACCTCCATTCTCCTAATAACTCACAACCTCGGCGTTGTGGCAGAGACATGTCAACGTGTGGGAGTGATGTACGCAGGCAACATGGCAGAGATCGGATCCGTGATAGAGATATTCAAAGAACCTTTGCATCCCTACACCCAGGGACTCATGAACTCAATCCCAAAATTGACTGAGGAATTGAGCAGACTGGAGATCATCGAGGGCAATGTGCCAAACCTTGTTCGCCCGCCCCTAGGCTGCAGGTTCAACCCCCGCTGCCCCTTCGCCATGGGAGTGTGCAGGAAAGTGAAACCGCCACTGATCGAGGTCAAACCCAATCACTTCGTATCCTGTCATCTTTATTCGGAGGGAAGTTGA
- a CDS encoding ATP-binding cassette domain-containing protein — translation MEDILIEARDMKKYFPIRGGLFKKSIGSVKAVDGVTFPIRKGETLGLVGESGCGKTTAGRTMLQLTPPTAGHIYWKMPEEDRKRLIELEKELNGREIDSKTGEWDEILEIQEKYALDKKDSETLRMLRKEMQIVFQDPFSSLNPRMLIKDVIGEPLLVHGISKGEELRNRVTSMLERVGLNPEHLYRYPHEFSGGQRQRIGVARALALNPEFIVLDEPTSALDVSVQAQILNLLNDLQNEFDLTYLFISHDLSTIRYMCDRINVMYLGKVVESAPKDGIFDNPKHPYTKALLSVLPVPDPTYSKERIVLSGDVPSPANPPSGCRFHTRCKFREAVCEREEPLLREIAKDHYVACHMVK, via the coding sequence ATGGAAGACATTCTCATCGAAGCGAGGGACATGAAGAAATACTTCCCGATCAGGGGAGGATTGTTCAAGAAATCAATTGGCAGTGTCAAAGCTGTGGATGGTGTGACCTTCCCGATACGTAAGGGTGAGACACTTGGCCTCGTCGGTGAGAGCGGTTGCGGCAAGACAACCGCAGGTAGGACAATGCTGCAACTTACTCCACCTACTGCTGGTCACATTTACTGGAAGATGCCAGAAGAGGATCGAAAAAGGCTTATTGAATTGGAAAAGGAATTGAATGGTCGGGAGATCGATAGCAAGACTGGCGAGTGGGACGAGATCCTGGAAATCCAAGAGAAGTACGCACTTGACAAGAAGGATTCCGAGACTCTCAGAATGCTACGCAAGGAGATGCAGATCGTGTTCCAGGACCCTTTCTCATCACTTAATCCGAGAATGCTGATTAAAGATGTCATCGGGGAACCCCTGCTTGTCCACGGCATCTCAAAGGGAGAGGAGCTTCGAAATAGGGTGACATCGATGCTGGAGAGAGTTGGACTTAATCCCGAGCACCTGTATCGTTATCCGCACGAATTCTCAGGAGGCCAGAGACAGAGGATCGGAGTGGCTAGGGCACTCGCGCTCAACCCGGAGTTCATTGTTTTGGACGAGCCCACATCAGCCTTGGACGTTTCTGTTCAGGCTCAGATATTGAACCTCCTAAACGATCTTCAGAATGAGTTCGATCTCACATACCTCTTCATCTCACATGACCTGAGCACTATCAGGTACATGTGTGACCGCATTAACGTCATGTACCTGGGAAAGGTGGTGGAATCGGCACCGAAAGATGGCATCTTCGACAATCCCAAACATCCTTACACCAAGGCGTTACTTTCTGTCCTCCCCGTTCCAGATCCGACCTACTCAAAGGAACGCATTGTGCTGAGCGGGGATGTACCAAGCCCTGCCAACCCACCTTCTGGTTGCAGGTTCCACACCAGATGCAAGTTCCGTGAAGCGGTTTGCGAGAGAGAGGAACCCTTACTACGGGAGATCGCCAAGGACCACTACGTGGCATGCCACATGGTCAAGTGA
- a CDS encoding DUF1614 domain-containing protein gives MAASVTLVILITAVIIVLIMLAAVMGVFQLSLVDYTERDDWDEIIFYAILAVLAMVALSFLNLGITEEPISISLNVTGVFIPTGIVIFLMITRRLDLAAALISIGLVAIVGFPLTQIVDGGAYIFFPFWLIPAGVAAACGFFFTRNMDPETVLIRGGAIAFASGCLGMLVGGDLLHLPEMLDSGGTMLIMGAGGILDFIFLTGVVALSILWCVQAGVPALRRFLDSKSESDIAS, from the coding sequence ATGGCAGCTAGTGTCACACTGGTCATATTAATTACTGCCGTCATAATTGTACTCATCATGCTGGCGGCAGTCATGGGTGTTTTCCAACTATCCCTGGTGGACTACACCGAAAGGGATGACTGGGACGAGATTATCTTCTATGCAATACTTGCCGTCCTCGCAATGGTGGCGCTCTCCTTCCTTAACCTGGGCATCACGGAGGAGCCCATATCCATCAGCTTGAATGTGACAGGGGTGTTCATACCAACTGGGATTGTAATTTTCCTTATGATCACCCGTCGGTTAGATCTCGCAGCCGCCTTGATATCTATAGGGCTAGTGGCCATTGTTGGTTTTCCATTGACACAGATCGTGGATGGTGGAGCTTACATATTCTTCCCGTTCTGGCTGATACCCGCGGGTGTTGCGGCCGCGTGTGGTTTCTTCTTTACCAGAAACATGGACCCAGAGACCGTTTTAATCAGGGGTGGGGCGATAGCCTTCGCCTCTGGCTGCCTTGGCATGCTCGTAGGTGGGGATCTCCTCCATTTACCAGAAATGCTTGATTCGGGAGGCACTATGTTGATAATGGGAGCAGGAGGCATACTGGACTTCATCTTCCTCACAGGAGTGGTAGCACTTTCGATCTTATGGTGCGTGCAAGCGGGCGTCCCTGCATTGAGACGTTTCTTGGATTCGAAGAGCGAGAGCGATATCGCTTCGTAG
- a CDS encoding peptidase M50 — MDLTPYLIALIVILGWTAMVYGLKKKGTLEKVGLSNWGPFLMWKTEKGKNFIDKLAKPRRFWLVFAAFSKVLCLLVMIFIMGLLIWEATLVTNIPAESAPTPEMIIGIPGINPLIPIWYGILGLIVAIVFHEFAHGILTRVGDLKLKTLGLIFFIFPMGAFVEPDEDELTKTTKRKRMNVFAVGASMNIIVAVFCAFLFSTVFLSSVAPVRDGPVVVTVAGDSPASHGDLEFGSQIVEIGGTVVVDPDDLNDIDAPYPGDLVSVKYFFKSQEFNSLFYSGVTITSSSKGLPAADAGMKTGMILQSINDTVLYNPDDFTETMSRTHPQQTVNVTVMSWNDTTQSYLPVASIHQVTLTSRNDYLRSIGVDPGDEPDKGFLGVNSAFLGVGTTTPEALLTVLSNPLEGATSAGDLFSGFIIYIALPFRGLAPVQSPITDLFDVTGALGALPVDLFWILANSFYWIFWINLMVGMTNVLPAVPLDGGYLFRDGIDSIIRRLKKSASQEDIERYVGSITLALAMVVLFLIIWQLIGPRIL, encoded by the coding sequence ATGGACCTTACTCCCTACCTGATAGCACTTATCGTCATCCTTGGATGGACCGCGATGGTCTACGGTCTGAAGAAGAAAGGGACCTTGGAGAAGGTAGGGCTGTCCAACTGGGGTCCATTTCTGATGTGGAAGACAGAAAAAGGTAAGAATTTCATCGATAAGCTGGCCAAACCGCGCCGATTCTGGCTTGTTTTCGCGGCTTTCTCAAAGGTCCTCTGCCTTCTCGTAATGATCTTCATCATGGGCCTGCTCATATGGGAGGCCACCTTAGTAACCAACATTCCGGCCGAAAGCGCCCCTACGCCAGAGATGATCATAGGAATTCCAGGTATCAATCCCTTGATACCCATCTGGTATGGTATACTGGGTTTAATCGTAGCAATCGTGTTTCATGAATTCGCCCATGGTATACTGACTAGGGTGGGTGACCTCAAGCTCAAGACGCTGGGACTGATATTCTTCATATTCCCTATGGGAGCTTTCGTAGAACCTGATGAGGACGAGCTAACGAAGACCACCAAACGCAAGAGAATGAATGTCTTCGCGGTGGGAGCATCCATGAACATCATTGTTGCGGTGTTCTGCGCCTTCCTGTTCTCGACGGTATTTCTCTCCTCGGTGGCACCGGTCAGGGACGGCCCCGTGGTGGTGACGGTGGCCGGTGACAGTCCGGCATCCCATGGAGATCTGGAGTTCGGTTCACAGATAGTGGAGATCGGTGGGACCGTTGTGGTCGATCCAGATGATCTGAACGACATCGATGCTCCATATCCAGGTGATCTGGTTTCGGTCAAGTATTTCTTCAAGAGTCAGGAGTTCAATAGTCTGTTCTATTCAGGTGTGACCATCACCTCTTCATCAAAGGGTCTTCCCGCCGCGGATGCGGGAATGAAAACAGGAATGATATTGCAATCGATCAATGACACAGTGCTGTACAATCCTGATGATTTTACAGAGACGATGTCAAGAACCCACCCTCAGCAGACCGTCAATGTCACTGTGATGTCCTGGAATGATACGACCCAGAGCTACCTGCCTGTAGCCAGCATTCATCAAGTGACCCTGACCAGCAGAAATGATTATCTGAGGAGCATTGGGGTGGACCCAGGCGATGAACCGGATAAGGGGTTCTTAGGTGTGAACAGCGCTTTCCTCGGGGTGGGTACCACCACTCCGGAAGCTCTGCTCACAGTGCTTTCCAATCCCTTAGAGGGGGCAACCTCAGCTGGGGATCTGTTCAGTGGATTCATCATCTACATTGCCCTTCCATTCAGAGGATTGGCTCCCGTTCAATCGCCTATCACAGACTTATTCGATGTGACCGGAGCCCTTGGAGCTCTTCCGGTTGATCTCTTCTGGATACTTGCGAACTCTTTCTATTGGATATTCTGGATCAACCTCATGGTTGGAATGACGAATGTCCTCCCTGCAGTTCCCCTAGATGGTGGCTATCTCTTCCGCGATGGAATCGATTCCATTATCAGGAGATTGAAGAAGAGTGCATCCCAGGAGGACATCGAGAGATACGTTGGCAGTATAACTCTGGCATTGGCAATGGTCGTGCTATTCTTGATCATATGGCAGTTGATAGGCCCGCGAATATTGTGA